A window from Prinia subflava isolate CZ2003 ecotype Zambia chromosome Z, Cam_Psub_1.2, whole genome shotgun sequence encodes these proteins:
- the LOC134563551 gene encoding probable E3 ubiquitin-protein ligase HERC3 isoform X3, whose translation MGNRNIVQIACGDQHAMALSRGGELFTWGQNTHGQLGVGSQTMTTPIPQLVERLKGIPLAQIAAGGAHSTTVSLSGAVYSWGKNSFGQLGLGDTKDRDCPTYVGALEHWKTVFISCGADHTAVLSKEGLVCTFGAGGSGQLGHNSTRNELLPRVVAELWGARVSHIACGRQYTLVYVSSLDKFYFSGSGDEAQLGDERKPNQLIPLPINSPVNTGKSCQKKGASKKENKIAAAVHQSFACCKEENKNLNGIATLEDKEVDAWISNSRCHESIKKNIRRIFSSEACINGSFLDKRDKHFKTSKEVSGVDMSEVKHFYEKISKNRTVYQEVQKEIRNLLPSLSSSPISPENFRVYLILPFLLQAEDGDSFLSLILLAQTILKLQPEGLQTLECLWSNLETFFFKKLVILYQRVSQQILFQFVRRPGCLFNLDPAETQPLQILQMLYQVNSRTGFRVHESIFHVPGVGEVINLCSWSNIVTVLWKLSKYPCIFDRENKIRVHSTECSSLSRTCILPFIWIPQIWNFCVRRQCLLQDIWKNLKSASNQDFRKTLKVSFVGEVGVDEGALSQELFSIAARTLCQPGTSAFCRFKSGLVWFPTQASSCEDEDTFLLIGTLCGMALFNQRMVPFPFPRALYKKLLDLAPTLEDLKDLLPTTGRSLWKILNEENDNLDLVFTATKGEDSMDVVELKENGANIPVTKDNRREYVDLYVNYMFNESVQKPFEDFMQGFLRGCPARNWKMFFPEELQVLLEGYKTFDWHLLEKNVIYSQYKKFDQTIRNFWAVFHNLSDEKKKMFLAFLSGSDRITGYGLECFRFLIADPQLENPDESYPYPSTCSLILFLPRYSSKKILEEKLLFAIEHNEGFGRA comes from the exons ATGGGAAACCGAAATATTGTTCAAATAGCGTGTGGGGACCAGCATGCCATGGCACTATCCAGAG GGGGTGAGCTCTTCACCTGGGGCCAGAACACCCATGGACAGCTTGGAGTGGGGAGCCAAACCATGACTACTCCCATACCACAGCTGGTGGAAAGACTAAAGGGCATCCCACTTGCTCAAattgctgctggaggagctcacAGCACCACCGTGTCACTCTCTGGAGCTGTGTACTCCTGGGGAAAGAACAGTTTTGGACAGCTGGGACTCGGAGACACGAAAG ACAGGGACTGCCCAACATATGTTGGAGCTTTAGAGCACTGGAAGACTGTATTTATCTCATGTGGGGCAGATCATACTGCAGTTCTCTCCAAG GAGGGGCTAGTGTGCACCTTTGGAGCAGGAGGATCTGGCCAGCTGGGTCACAACTCCACCCGGAATGAACTCCTGCCTCGTGTGGTGGCTGAGCTGTGGGGAGCAAGGGTTTCACACATCGCCTGTGGCAG ACAATACACTCTGGTCTATGTCTCTTCCTTGGACAAATTCTATTTCTCTGGTTCTGGTGATGAAGCACAACTGGGAGATGAGAGGAAGCCAAATCAGTTGATACCACTTCCCATCAATTCACCAGTGAATACGGGAAAATCCTGCCAGA AAAAGGGTGCatcaaaaaaagagaacaaaattgCTGCAGCAGTACACCAAAGTTTTGCCTGTTGCAAGGAGGAGAACAAG AATTTGAATGGAATTGCTACTCTGGAGGATAAAGAAGTGGATGCATGGATTTCTAATTCTAGATGTCATGAGAGTATAAAAAA AAATATCAGACGGATCTTCTCATCTGAGGCTTGCATCAATGGAAGCTTCCTGGACAAAAG AGACAAACATTTCAAAACTTCCAAAGAAGTCTCAGGAGTAGACATGTCAGAAGTGAAACATTTTTATGAGAAGATCAGTAAAAACCGAACAGTCTATCAGGAG gTGCAAAAGGAGATTAGGAACTTACTGCCATCTTTGTCTTCCTCTCCCATCTCACCTGAAAATTTCCGAGTCTACTTGATCTTGCCTTTccttctgcaggcagaggatggagactctttcctttctctgattCTTCTGGCTCAAACCATCCTGAAGCTCCAGCCAGAGGGCCTGCAAACTCTTG AATGCCTATGGTCAAATCTAGAAACATTCTTTTTCAAGAAGCTGGTTATTCTGTATCAGAGGGTTTCCCAGCAAATTCTGTTTCAATTTGTCAGGAGGCCAGGCTGCCTCTTCAACCTGGACCCAGCTGAAACTCAGCCTCTGCAAATACTGCAGATGCTTTACCAG GTGAACTCCAGAACTGGCTTCAGAGTACATGAGAGCATCTTCCATGTACCTGGAGTAGGAGAGGTTATCAACTTATGTTCGTGGTCCAATATAGTA ACAGTCCTATGGAAGCTGAGCAAGTACCCATGCATCTTTGACAGGGAAAACAAGATCCGTGTTCATAGTACAGAATGCAGTTCTCTGTCCAGGACCTGTATT TTACCCTTTATATGGATCCCTCAGATATGGAATTTTTGTGTCAGAAGACAATGTCTTCTGCAAGACATatggaaaaatttaaaatccgCCTCAAACCAAGATTTCAGGAAGACATTAAAG GTGTCTTTTGTGGGTGAGGTGGGGGTGGATGAAGGTGCGCTGTCCCAGGAGCTCTTCAGCATTGCAGCCAGGaccctctgccagcctggcaccagCGCCTTCTGCCGCTTCAAGTCCGGCCTCGTGTGGTTCCCCACACAG GCCTCGAGCTGTGAGGATGAGGACACCTTCCTCTTGATCGGGACACTGTGTGGAATGGCCCTGTTTAACCAGCGCATGGtgcccttccccttccccagggctcTCTACAAAAAGCTACTGGACCTGGCCCCCACCCTGGAGGACCTGAAGGATCTGCTGCCAACCACGGGCCG GAGTCTTTGGAAAATTTTGAATGAAGAAAATGATAACTTGGACTTGGTCTTCACG GCAACAAAAGGAGAAGATTCCATGGATGTTGTTGAACTTAAAGAAAATGGTGCCAACATTCCTGTCACTAAGGACAACag GAGAGAATATGTTGATTTGTATGTGAATTACATGTTCAATGAATCAGTACAGAAGCCATTTGAGGACTTTATGCAAGGGTTCTTAAGAGGCTGCCCAGCTAGAAACTGGAAGATGTTTTTCCCTGAAGAGCTGCAGGTGCTTCTGGAGGGATACAAAACATTTGACTGGCATCTGCTGGAAAAG AATGTGATATACAGTCAGTATAAGAAGTTCGATCAAACCATCAGGAATTTTTGGGCTGTGTTTCACAATCTATCAGacgaaaaaaagaaaatgtttcttg CTTTTTTGTCAGGATCTGATCGAATCACTGGATATGGACTGGAATGTTTTAGATTTTTGATTGCAGATCCTCAACTAGAAAATCCAGATGAGTCCTATCCCTATCCCAGTACTTGCTCCCTCATTTTGTTCCTCCCCAGATACAGCAGTAAAAAAATACTCGAAGAGAAGTTGCTTTTTGCCATAGAGCATAATGAAGGTTTTGGCCGTGCCTAA
- the LOC134563551 gene encoding probable E3 ubiquitin-protein ligase HERC3 isoform X2 has translation MAKGRRQRDRRSGTGEHTQSQSNEIWCSNHDGTHELIRSPDGKLSEHWAKASANCPKTRLVQGMGNRNIVQIACGDQHAMALSRGGELFTWGQNTHGQLGVGSQTMTTPIPQLVERLKGIPLAQIAAGGAHSTTVSLSGAVYSWGKNSFGQLGLGDTKDRDCPTYVGALEHWKTVFISCGADHTAVLSKEGLVCTFGAGGSGQLGHNSTRNELLPRVVAELWGARVSHIACGRQYTLVYVSSLDKFYFSGSGDEAQLGDERKPNQLIPLPINSPVNTGKSCQKKGASKKENKIAAAVHQSFACCKEENKNLNGIATLEDKEVDAWISNSRCHESIKKNIRRIFSSEACINGSFLDKRDKHFKTSKEVSGVDMSEVKHFYEKISKNRTVYQEVQKEIRNLLPSLSSSPISPENFRVYLILPFLLQAEDGDSFLSLILLAQTILKLQPEGLQTLECLWSNLETFFFKKLVILYQRVSQQILFQFVRRPGCLFNLDPAETQPLQILQMLYQVNSRTGFRVHESIFHVPGVGEVINLCSWSNIVTVLWKLSKYPCIFDRENKIRVHSTECSSLSRTCIIWNFCVRRQCLLQDIWKNLKSASNQDFRKTLKVSFVGEVGVDEGALSQELFSIAARTLCQPGTSAFCRFKSGLVWFPTQASSCEDEDTFLLIGTLCGMALFNQRMVPFPFPRALYKKLLDLAPTLEDLKDLLPTTGRSLWKILNEENDNLDLVFTATKGEDSMDVVELKENGANIPVTKDNRREYVDLYVNYMFNESVQKPFEDFMQGFLRGCPARNWKMFFPEELQVLLEGYKTFDWHLLEKNVIYSQYKKFDQTIRNFWAVFHNLSDEKKKMFLAFLSGSDRITGYGLECFRFLIADPQLENPDESYPYPSTCSLILFLPRYSSKKILEEKLLFAIEHNEGFGRA, from the exons ATGGCGAAGGGACGGCGGCAGCGGGACCGGAGGAGCGGCACGGGAG agcacacacagTCACAGAGCAATGAGATATGGTGCTCAAACCACGATGGAACACATGAGCTCATTCGCTCCCCCGATGGGAAGCTTTCTGAACACTGGGCTAAAGCTTCAGCAAACTGCCCCAAGACAAG GCTGGTGCAAGGAATGGGAAACCGAAATATTGTTCAAATAGCGTGTGGGGACCAGCATGCCATGGCACTATCCAGAG GGGGTGAGCTCTTCACCTGGGGCCAGAACACCCATGGACAGCTTGGAGTGGGGAGCCAAACCATGACTACTCCCATACCACAGCTGGTGGAAAGACTAAAGGGCATCCCACTTGCTCAAattgctgctggaggagctcacAGCACCACCGTGTCACTCTCTGGAGCTGTGTACTCCTGGGGAAAGAACAGTTTTGGACAGCTGGGACTCGGAGACACGAAAG ACAGGGACTGCCCAACATATGTTGGAGCTTTAGAGCACTGGAAGACTGTATTTATCTCATGTGGGGCAGATCATACTGCAGTTCTCTCCAAG GAGGGGCTAGTGTGCACCTTTGGAGCAGGAGGATCTGGCCAGCTGGGTCACAACTCCACCCGGAATGAACTCCTGCCTCGTGTGGTGGCTGAGCTGTGGGGAGCAAGGGTTTCACACATCGCCTGTGGCAG ACAATACACTCTGGTCTATGTCTCTTCCTTGGACAAATTCTATTTCTCTGGTTCTGGTGATGAAGCACAACTGGGAGATGAGAGGAAGCCAAATCAGTTGATACCACTTCCCATCAATTCACCAGTGAATACGGGAAAATCCTGCCAGA AAAAGGGTGCatcaaaaaaagagaacaaaattgCTGCAGCAGTACACCAAAGTTTTGCCTGTTGCAAGGAGGAGAACAAG AATTTGAATGGAATTGCTACTCTGGAGGATAAAGAAGTGGATGCATGGATTTCTAATTCTAGATGTCATGAGAGTATAAAAAA AAATATCAGACGGATCTTCTCATCTGAGGCTTGCATCAATGGAAGCTTCCTGGACAAAAG AGACAAACATTTCAAAACTTCCAAAGAAGTCTCAGGAGTAGACATGTCAGAAGTGAAACATTTTTATGAGAAGATCAGTAAAAACCGAACAGTCTATCAGGAG gTGCAAAAGGAGATTAGGAACTTACTGCCATCTTTGTCTTCCTCTCCCATCTCACCTGAAAATTTCCGAGTCTACTTGATCTTGCCTTTccttctgcaggcagaggatggagactctttcctttctctgattCTTCTGGCTCAAACCATCCTGAAGCTCCAGCCAGAGGGCCTGCAAACTCTTG AATGCCTATGGTCAAATCTAGAAACATTCTTTTTCAAGAAGCTGGTTATTCTGTATCAGAGGGTTTCCCAGCAAATTCTGTTTCAATTTGTCAGGAGGCCAGGCTGCCTCTTCAACCTGGACCCAGCTGAAACTCAGCCTCTGCAAATACTGCAGATGCTTTACCAG GTGAACTCCAGAACTGGCTTCAGAGTACATGAGAGCATCTTCCATGTACCTGGAGTAGGAGAGGTTATCAACTTATGTTCGTGGTCCAATATAGTA ACAGTCCTATGGAAGCTGAGCAAGTACCCATGCATCTTTGACAGGGAAAACAAGATCCGTGTTCATAGTACAGAATGCAGTTCTCTGTCCAGGACCTGTATT ATATGGAATTTTTGTGTCAGAAGACAATGTCTTCTGCAAGACATatggaaaaatttaaaatccgCCTCAAACCAAGATTTCAGGAAGACATTAAAG GTGTCTTTTGTGGGTGAGGTGGGGGTGGATGAAGGTGCGCTGTCCCAGGAGCTCTTCAGCATTGCAGCCAGGaccctctgccagcctggcaccagCGCCTTCTGCCGCTTCAAGTCCGGCCTCGTGTGGTTCCCCACACAG GCCTCGAGCTGTGAGGATGAGGACACCTTCCTCTTGATCGGGACACTGTGTGGAATGGCCCTGTTTAACCAGCGCATGGtgcccttccccttccccagggctcTCTACAAAAAGCTACTGGACCTGGCCCCCACCCTGGAGGACCTGAAGGATCTGCTGCCAACCACGGGCCG GAGTCTTTGGAAAATTTTGAATGAAGAAAATGATAACTTGGACTTGGTCTTCACG GCAACAAAAGGAGAAGATTCCATGGATGTTGTTGAACTTAAAGAAAATGGTGCCAACATTCCTGTCACTAAGGACAACag GAGAGAATATGTTGATTTGTATGTGAATTACATGTTCAATGAATCAGTACAGAAGCCATTTGAGGACTTTATGCAAGGGTTCTTAAGAGGCTGCCCAGCTAGAAACTGGAAGATGTTTTTCCCTGAAGAGCTGCAGGTGCTTCTGGAGGGATACAAAACATTTGACTGGCATCTGCTGGAAAAG AATGTGATATACAGTCAGTATAAGAAGTTCGATCAAACCATCAGGAATTTTTGGGCTGTGTTTCACAATCTATCAGacgaaaaaaagaaaatgtttcttg CTTTTTTGTCAGGATCTGATCGAATCACTGGATATGGACTGGAATGTTTTAGATTTTTGATTGCAGATCCTCAACTAGAAAATCCAGATGAGTCCTATCCCTATCCCAGTACTTGCTCCCTCATTTTGTTCCTCCCCAGATACAGCAGTAAAAAAATACTCGAAGAGAAGTTGCTTTTTGCCATAGAGCATAATGAAGGTTTTGGCCGTGCCTAA
- the LOC134563551 gene encoding probable E3 ubiquitin-protein ligase HERC3 isoform X1, with the protein MAKGRRQRDRRSGTGEHTQSQSNEIWCSNHDGTHELIRSPDGKLSEHWAKASANCPKTRLVQGMGNRNIVQIACGDQHAMALSRGGELFTWGQNTHGQLGVGSQTMTTPIPQLVERLKGIPLAQIAAGGAHSTTVSLSGAVYSWGKNSFGQLGLGDTKDRDCPTYVGALEHWKTVFISCGADHTAVLSKEGLVCTFGAGGSGQLGHNSTRNELLPRVVAELWGARVSHIACGRQYTLVYVSSLDKFYFSGSGDEAQLGDERKPNQLIPLPINSPVNTGKSCQKKGASKKENKIAAAVHQSFACCKEENKNLNGIATLEDKEVDAWISNSRCHESIKKNIRRIFSSEACINGSFLDKRDKHFKTSKEVSGVDMSEVKHFYEKISKNRTVYQEVQKEIRNLLPSLSSSPISPENFRVYLILPFLLQAEDGDSFLSLILLAQTILKLQPEGLQTLECLWSNLETFFFKKLVILYQRVSQQILFQFVRRPGCLFNLDPAETQPLQILQMLYQVNSRTGFRVHESIFHVPGVGEVINLCSWSNIVTVLWKLSKYPCIFDRENKIRVHSTECSSLSRTCILPFIWIPQIWNFCVRRQCLLQDIWKNLKSASNQDFRKTLKVSFVGEVGVDEGALSQELFSIAARTLCQPGTSAFCRFKSGLVWFPTQASSCEDEDTFLLIGTLCGMALFNQRMVPFPFPRALYKKLLDLAPTLEDLKDLLPTTGRSLWKILNEENDNLDLVFTATKGEDSMDVVELKENGANIPVTKDNRREYVDLYVNYMFNESVQKPFEDFMQGFLRGCPARNWKMFFPEELQVLLEGYKTFDWHLLEKNVIYSQYKKFDQTIRNFWAVFHNLSDEKKKMFLAFLSGSDRITGYGLECFRFLIADPQLENPDESYPYPSTCSLILFLPRYSSKKILEEKLLFAIEHNEGFGRA; encoded by the exons ATGGCGAAGGGACGGCGGCAGCGGGACCGGAGGAGCGGCACGGGAG agcacacacagTCACAGAGCAATGAGATATGGTGCTCAAACCACGATGGAACACATGAGCTCATTCGCTCCCCCGATGGGAAGCTTTCTGAACACTGGGCTAAAGCTTCAGCAAACTGCCCCAAGACAAG GCTGGTGCAAGGAATGGGAAACCGAAATATTGTTCAAATAGCGTGTGGGGACCAGCATGCCATGGCACTATCCAGAG GGGGTGAGCTCTTCACCTGGGGCCAGAACACCCATGGACAGCTTGGAGTGGGGAGCCAAACCATGACTACTCCCATACCACAGCTGGTGGAAAGACTAAAGGGCATCCCACTTGCTCAAattgctgctggaggagctcacAGCACCACCGTGTCACTCTCTGGAGCTGTGTACTCCTGGGGAAAGAACAGTTTTGGACAGCTGGGACTCGGAGACACGAAAG ACAGGGACTGCCCAACATATGTTGGAGCTTTAGAGCACTGGAAGACTGTATTTATCTCATGTGGGGCAGATCATACTGCAGTTCTCTCCAAG GAGGGGCTAGTGTGCACCTTTGGAGCAGGAGGATCTGGCCAGCTGGGTCACAACTCCACCCGGAATGAACTCCTGCCTCGTGTGGTGGCTGAGCTGTGGGGAGCAAGGGTTTCACACATCGCCTGTGGCAG ACAATACACTCTGGTCTATGTCTCTTCCTTGGACAAATTCTATTTCTCTGGTTCTGGTGATGAAGCACAACTGGGAGATGAGAGGAAGCCAAATCAGTTGATACCACTTCCCATCAATTCACCAGTGAATACGGGAAAATCCTGCCAGA AAAAGGGTGCatcaaaaaaagagaacaaaattgCTGCAGCAGTACACCAAAGTTTTGCCTGTTGCAAGGAGGAGAACAAG AATTTGAATGGAATTGCTACTCTGGAGGATAAAGAAGTGGATGCATGGATTTCTAATTCTAGATGTCATGAGAGTATAAAAAA AAATATCAGACGGATCTTCTCATCTGAGGCTTGCATCAATGGAAGCTTCCTGGACAAAAG AGACAAACATTTCAAAACTTCCAAAGAAGTCTCAGGAGTAGACATGTCAGAAGTGAAACATTTTTATGAGAAGATCAGTAAAAACCGAACAGTCTATCAGGAG gTGCAAAAGGAGATTAGGAACTTACTGCCATCTTTGTCTTCCTCTCCCATCTCACCTGAAAATTTCCGAGTCTACTTGATCTTGCCTTTccttctgcaggcagaggatggagactctttcctttctctgattCTTCTGGCTCAAACCATCCTGAAGCTCCAGCCAGAGGGCCTGCAAACTCTTG AATGCCTATGGTCAAATCTAGAAACATTCTTTTTCAAGAAGCTGGTTATTCTGTATCAGAGGGTTTCCCAGCAAATTCTGTTTCAATTTGTCAGGAGGCCAGGCTGCCTCTTCAACCTGGACCCAGCTGAAACTCAGCCTCTGCAAATACTGCAGATGCTTTACCAG GTGAACTCCAGAACTGGCTTCAGAGTACATGAGAGCATCTTCCATGTACCTGGAGTAGGAGAGGTTATCAACTTATGTTCGTGGTCCAATATAGTA ACAGTCCTATGGAAGCTGAGCAAGTACCCATGCATCTTTGACAGGGAAAACAAGATCCGTGTTCATAGTACAGAATGCAGTTCTCTGTCCAGGACCTGTATT TTACCCTTTATATGGATCCCTCAGATATGGAATTTTTGTGTCAGAAGACAATGTCTTCTGCAAGACATatggaaaaatttaaaatccgCCTCAAACCAAGATTTCAGGAAGACATTAAAG GTGTCTTTTGTGGGTGAGGTGGGGGTGGATGAAGGTGCGCTGTCCCAGGAGCTCTTCAGCATTGCAGCCAGGaccctctgccagcctggcaccagCGCCTTCTGCCGCTTCAAGTCCGGCCTCGTGTGGTTCCCCACACAG GCCTCGAGCTGTGAGGATGAGGACACCTTCCTCTTGATCGGGACACTGTGTGGAATGGCCCTGTTTAACCAGCGCATGGtgcccttccccttccccagggctcTCTACAAAAAGCTACTGGACCTGGCCCCCACCCTGGAGGACCTGAAGGATCTGCTGCCAACCACGGGCCG GAGTCTTTGGAAAATTTTGAATGAAGAAAATGATAACTTGGACTTGGTCTTCACG GCAACAAAAGGAGAAGATTCCATGGATGTTGTTGAACTTAAAGAAAATGGTGCCAACATTCCTGTCACTAAGGACAACag GAGAGAATATGTTGATTTGTATGTGAATTACATGTTCAATGAATCAGTACAGAAGCCATTTGAGGACTTTATGCAAGGGTTCTTAAGAGGCTGCCCAGCTAGAAACTGGAAGATGTTTTTCCCTGAAGAGCTGCAGGTGCTTCTGGAGGGATACAAAACATTTGACTGGCATCTGCTGGAAAAG AATGTGATATACAGTCAGTATAAGAAGTTCGATCAAACCATCAGGAATTTTTGGGCTGTGTTTCACAATCTATCAGacgaaaaaaagaaaatgtttcttg CTTTTTTGTCAGGATCTGATCGAATCACTGGATATGGACTGGAATGTTTTAGATTTTTGATTGCAGATCCTCAACTAGAAAATCCAGATGAGTCCTATCCCTATCCCAGTACTTGCTCCCTCATTTTGTTCCTCCCCAGATACAGCAGTAAAAAAATACTCGAAGAGAAGTTGCTTTTTGCCATAGAGCATAATGAAGGTTTTGGCCGTGCCTAA
- the LOC134563551 gene encoding probable E3 ubiquitin-protein ligase HERC3 isoform X4, producing MAKGRRQRDRRSGTGEHTQSQSNEIWCSNHDGTHELIRSPDGKLSEHWAKASANCPKTRLVQGMGNRNIVQIACGDQHAMALSRGGELFTWGQNTHGQLGVGSQTMTTPIPQLVERLKGIPLAQIAAGGAHSTTVSLSGAVYSWGKNSFGQLGLGDTKDRDCPTYVGALEHWKTVFISCGADHTAVLSKEGLVCTFGAGGSGQLGHNSTRNELLPRVVAELWGARVSHIACGRQYTLVYVSSLDKFYFSGSGDEAQLGDERKPNQLIPLPINSPVNTGKSCQKKGASKKENKIAAAVHQSFACCKEENKNLNGIATLEDKEVDAWISNSRCHESIKKNIRRIFSSEACINGSFLDKRDKHFKTSKEVSGVDMSEVKHFYEKISKNRTVYQEVQKEIRNLLPSLSSSPISPENFRVYLILPFLLQAEDGDSFLSLILLAQTILKLQPEGLQTLECLWSNLETFFFKKLVILYQRVSQQILFQFVRRPGCLFNLDPAETQPLQILQMLYQVNSRTGFRVHESIFHVPGVGEVINLCSWSNIVTVLWKLSKYPCIFDRENKIRVHSTECSSLSRTCILPFIWIPQIWNFCVRRQCLLQDIWKNLKSASNQDFRKTLKVSFVGEVGVDEGALSQELFSIAARTLCQPGTSAFCRFKSGLVWFPTQASSCEDEDTFLLIGTLCGMALFNQRMVPFPFPRALYKKLLDLAPTLEDLKDLLPTTGRSLWKILNEENDNLDLVFTATKGEDSMDVVELKENGANIPVTKDNRREYVDLYVNYMFNESVQKPFEDFMQGFLRGCPARNWKMFFPEELQVLLEGYKTFDWHLLEKLFCQDLIESLDMDWNVLDF from the exons ATGGCGAAGGGACGGCGGCAGCGGGACCGGAGGAGCGGCACGGGAG agcacacacagTCACAGAGCAATGAGATATGGTGCTCAAACCACGATGGAACACATGAGCTCATTCGCTCCCCCGATGGGAAGCTTTCTGAACACTGGGCTAAAGCTTCAGCAAACTGCCCCAAGACAAG GCTGGTGCAAGGAATGGGAAACCGAAATATTGTTCAAATAGCGTGTGGGGACCAGCATGCCATGGCACTATCCAGAG GGGGTGAGCTCTTCACCTGGGGCCAGAACACCCATGGACAGCTTGGAGTGGGGAGCCAAACCATGACTACTCCCATACCACAGCTGGTGGAAAGACTAAAGGGCATCCCACTTGCTCAAattgctgctggaggagctcacAGCACCACCGTGTCACTCTCTGGAGCTGTGTACTCCTGGGGAAAGAACAGTTTTGGACAGCTGGGACTCGGAGACACGAAAG ACAGGGACTGCCCAACATATGTTGGAGCTTTAGAGCACTGGAAGACTGTATTTATCTCATGTGGGGCAGATCATACTGCAGTTCTCTCCAAG GAGGGGCTAGTGTGCACCTTTGGAGCAGGAGGATCTGGCCAGCTGGGTCACAACTCCACCCGGAATGAACTCCTGCCTCGTGTGGTGGCTGAGCTGTGGGGAGCAAGGGTTTCACACATCGCCTGTGGCAG ACAATACACTCTGGTCTATGTCTCTTCCTTGGACAAATTCTATTTCTCTGGTTCTGGTGATGAAGCACAACTGGGAGATGAGAGGAAGCCAAATCAGTTGATACCACTTCCCATCAATTCACCAGTGAATACGGGAAAATCCTGCCAGA AAAAGGGTGCatcaaaaaaagagaacaaaattgCTGCAGCAGTACACCAAAGTTTTGCCTGTTGCAAGGAGGAGAACAAG AATTTGAATGGAATTGCTACTCTGGAGGATAAAGAAGTGGATGCATGGATTTCTAATTCTAGATGTCATGAGAGTATAAAAAA AAATATCAGACGGATCTTCTCATCTGAGGCTTGCATCAATGGAAGCTTCCTGGACAAAAG AGACAAACATTTCAAAACTTCCAAAGAAGTCTCAGGAGTAGACATGTCAGAAGTGAAACATTTTTATGAGAAGATCAGTAAAAACCGAACAGTCTATCAGGAG gTGCAAAAGGAGATTAGGAACTTACTGCCATCTTTGTCTTCCTCTCCCATCTCACCTGAAAATTTCCGAGTCTACTTGATCTTGCCTTTccttctgcaggcagaggatggagactctttcctttctctgattCTTCTGGCTCAAACCATCCTGAAGCTCCAGCCAGAGGGCCTGCAAACTCTTG AATGCCTATGGTCAAATCTAGAAACATTCTTTTTCAAGAAGCTGGTTATTCTGTATCAGAGGGTTTCCCAGCAAATTCTGTTTCAATTTGTCAGGAGGCCAGGCTGCCTCTTCAACCTGGACCCAGCTGAAACTCAGCCTCTGCAAATACTGCAGATGCTTTACCAG GTGAACTCCAGAACTGGCTTCAGAGTACATGAGAGCATCTTCCATGTACCTGGAGTAGGAGAGGTTATCAACTTATGTTCGTGGTCCAATATAGTA ACAGTCCTATGGAAGCTGAGCAAGTACCCATGCATCTTTGACAGGGAAAACAAGATCCGTGTTCATAGTACAGAATGCAGTTCTCTGTCCAGGACCTGTATT TTACCCTTTATATGGATCCCTCAGATATGGAATTTTTGTGTCAGAAGACAATGTCTTCTGCAAGACATatggaaaaatttaaaatccgCCTCAAACCAAGATTTCAGGAAGACATTAAAG GTGTCTTTTGTGGGTGAGGTGGGGGTGGATGAAGGTGCGCTGTCCCAGGAGCTCTTCAGCATTGCAGCCAGGaccctctgccagcctggcaccagCGCCTTCTGCCGCTTCAAGTCCGGCCTCGTGTGGTTCCCCACACAG GCCTCGAGCTGTGAGGATGAGGACACCTTCCTCTTGATCGGGACACTGTGTGGAATGGCCCTGTTTAACCAGCGCATGGtgcccttccccttccccagggctcTCTACAAAAAGCTACTGGACCTGGCCCCCACCCTGGAGGACCTGAAGGATCTGCTGCCAACCACGGGCCG GAGTCTTTGGAAAATTTTGAATGAAGAAAATGATAACTTGGACTTGGTCTTCACG GCAACAAAAGGAGAAGATTCCATGGATGTTGTTGAACTTAAAGAAAATGGTGCCAACATTCCTGTCACTAAGGACAACag GAGAGAATATGTTGATTTGTATGTGAATTACATGTTCAATGAATCAGTACAGAAGCCATTTGAGGACTTTATGCAAGGGTTCTTAAGAGGCTGCCCAGCTAGAAACTGGAAGATGTTTTTCCCTGAAGAGCTGCAGGTGCTTCTGGAGGGATACAAAACATTTGACTGGCATCTGCTGGAAAAG CTTTTTTGTCAGGATCTGATCGAATCACTGGATATGGACTGGAATGTTTTAGATTTTTGA